One window from the genome of Osmerus eperlanus chromosome 3, fOsmEpe2.1, whole genome shotgun sequence encodes:
- the LOC134016792 gene encoding olfactory receptor 2K2-like, whose protein sequence is MNTFAYSLWFIMDNESLVFVFTLSGLEGIMYYRGTLFSFTLLCYCLILLINIVLILTIILDENLHEPMYIFLCNLCISGLYGTAGFYPKFLLDLLSYAHVSSYAGCLIQAFVLYSYACCDFSILSVMAYDRYVAICRPLQYHSVMTKQRVTQLVSFSWFVPLFLLFIGTTFTFRLRLCGSHIPKLYCANFLITQLSCSATSWITSSTPSNTTALVTIAIYFLHAVFIVYTYVYLVRSCLRSLEDRGKFMQTCVPHLLSLIHVIVALLFDVMHMRYGSSDLPQSLQNFLAMEFLIVPPLLNPLIYGLKLTKIRNRILSLCVQK, encoded by the coding sequence ATGAATACTTTTGCTTACAGTTTATGGTTTATAATGGACAATGAATCCCTCGTTTTTGTATTCACTCTTTCTGGGTTGGAAGGGATTATGTACTATAGAGGCACCCTCTTCTCATTCactttactgtgttactgtttgATTCTTTTGATAAACATTGTTCTAATTTTGACCATCATCTTAGATGAAAACCTCCATGAGCCCATGTACATCTTCCTGTGTAATTTGTGCATCAGTGGACTTTATGGAACTGCAGGATTCTACCCCAAATTCCTGTTGGATCTATTGTCTTATGCTCATGTTAGTTCTTATGCAGGATGTCTGATTCAAGCGTTTGTATTATATTCATACGCTTGTTGTGATTTTTCTATTCTATCAGTGATGGCATATGACAGGTACGTAGCAATATGTAGGCCACTGCAGTATCACTCTGTCATGACTAAGCAGCGTGTCACTCAGTTAGTCTCTTTCTCCTGGTTTGTTCCTTTGTTTCTTTTGTTTATTGGTACAACATTTACCTTCAGATTGAGGTTATGTGGTTCACACATACCTAAACTTTACTGTGCTAACTTCTTGATCACTCAACTGTCATGCTCTGCTACCAGTTGGATTACGTCATCAACACCAAGTAATACCACTGCTCTTGTTACAATAGCAATTTATTTCCTCCATGCAGTTTTCATAGTGTATACCTATGTGTATCTGGTCAGATCGTGTTTGAGGTCTTTAGAGGACAGGGGAAAGTTTATGCAGACCTGTGTACCACATTTACTGTCATTGATTCATGTCATAGTTGCTTTGCTTTTTGATGTAATGCACATGCGTTATGGCTCAAGTGATTTACCACAAAGTCTTCAGAATTTTTTGGCCATGGAGTTTTTAATAGTTCCTCCACTGCTTAACCCCTTAATTTATGGTCTTAAACTGACTAAAATTAGAAATAGAATACTGAGTTTATGTGTGCAAAAATAA